A single region of the Polymorphum gilvum SL003B-26A1 genome encodes:
- a CDS encoding L,D-transpeptidase family protein — protein MRSNGIFSRRSEILPGTAGAPVRCGKTLALLLAGAAMVSLTGPAQAQSLLDRLFNPKYQRMQELEPQARLDKQAVAALRVSAPKYFTYQPDALKTVSLAALAEVKTAAAPAGAGEVPATPLSPFDVARPALKEIRLTVLPEVAEALEAHYRESPAFLWVSEDAPNARAAAARQTLAGAAAFGLDPSDYAVGLPATIGLETDARAKALMDFEMRLSAAVLTYMLDAGRGRVDPNRISGYHDLPRRKIDLVAQIHGLQAAGNVEAFLESRQPQGEHFKALVAELAALRGAQEGERIQISLATLLKPGTDSAELANIVAAIRKNGSEALKADHAAILSAYDGGTLYGPELVDLVKAFQKENRLTPDGIVGKATIRALVGDSNADKIAKLELALERSRWLPEDLGSRRVFINQPAFTATYVESGKAPLAMRVVVGTKANQTSFFYDQIETVEYNPYWGVPYSIIVNEKLPKLAADPGYLDKIGYEVTTASGKPIPSASVDWHAVATKKLSVNVRQRPGSDNALGELKILFPNKHAIYMHDTPSKSLFNKDVRAFSHGCVRLSDPRAMAAAVLGKSKDYVASRIAGGKNESEDVTGVIPVYVAYFTAWPETDGTIGYYGDVYDRDMYLTRALEATRKTRLQARG, from the coding sequence ATGCGCAGCAACGGCATCTTTTCCAGACGATCCGAGATCCTGCCGGGCACAGCCGGTGCGCCTGTCAGGTGCGGCAAGACGCTTGCCCTGCTGCTCGCCGGCGCCGCGATGGTCAGCCTGACCGGGCCGGCCCAGGCCCAGTCGCTGCTCGACCGCCTGTTCAATCCGAAATACCAGCGCATGCAGGAACTGGAGCCGCAGGCCCGGCTCGACAAGCAGGCGGTTGCCGCCTTGCGCGTGTCGGCGCCGAAGTACTTCACCTATCAGCCAGATGCGCTGAAGACGGTATCATTGGCGGCGCTCGCGGAGGTCAAGACCGCCGCGGCGCCGGCCGGGGCGGGCGAGGTGCCGGCAACGCCGCTGTCGCCGTTCGACGTCGCGCGGCCGGCGCTGAAGGAGATCCGCCTGACGGTGCTGCCCGAGGTCGCCGAGGCCCTTGAGGCGCATTATCGCGAGAGCCCCGCGTTCTTGTGGGTGTCGGAGGACGCGCCGAACGCGCGGGCCGCTGCGGCGCGCCAGACACTGGCCGGTGCCGCCGCCTTCGGCCTCGATCCGTCCGACTATGCGGTCGGCCTGCCGGCGACCATCGGACTTGAGACCGATGCGCGGGCCAAGGCGCTGATGGACTTCGAGATGCGGCTGTCGGCGGCCGTGCTGACCTACATGCTGGACGCCGGGCGCGGCCGGGTCGATCCCAACCGCATCTCCGGCTACCACGACCTGCCGCGCCGGAAGATCGATCTCGTTGCCCAGATACATGGCTTGCAGGCTGCCGGGAACGTCGAGGCGTTCCTCGAAAGCCGGCAGCCGCAGGGCGAGCATTTCAAGGCCCTGGTCGCCGAACTCGCCGCGCTGCGTGGCGCCCAGGAGGGCGAGCGGATCCAGATCTCGCTGGCGACGCTGCTCAAGCCCGGCACCGACAGCGCGGAACTGGCGAACATCGTCGCCGCGATCCGCAAGAACGGCTCCGAGGCGCTTAAGGCCGATCACGCCGCGATCCTTTCCGCCTATGACGGCGGCACGCTCTACGGGCCGGAACTCGTCGATCTGGTCAAGGCGTTCCAGAAGGAAAACAGGCTGACCCCGGACGGGATCGTCGGCAAGGCGACCATCCGGGCGCTCGTCGGCGACAGCAACGCCGACAAGATCGCCAAGCTGGAACTGGCACTGGAGCGCAGCCGCTGGCTGCCCGAGGACCTCGGCTCCCGTCGCGTGTTCATCAACCAGCCCGCTTTCACCGCGACCTATGTCGAGTCCGGCAAGGCGCCGCTGGCGATGCGCGTCGTGGTCGGCACGAAGGCCAACCAGACCAGCTTCTTCTACGACCAGATCGAGACCGTGGAGTACAATCCCTACTGGGGCGTGCCCTATTCGATCATCGTCAACGAGAAGCTGCCCAAGCTCGCTGCCGATCCGGGCTATCTCGACAAGATCGGCTACGAGGTGACCACCGCGTCCGGCAAGCCGATCCCCTCGGCGTCGGTCGATTGGCACGCGGTCGCGACCAAGAAGCTGTCGGTCAACGTGCGCCAGCGCCCCGGTTCCGACAACGCGCTCGGCGAACTGAAGATCCTGTTTCCAAACAAGCACGCCATCTACATGCACGACACGCCGTCGAAGTCGCTGTTCAACAAGGACGTGCGGGCTTTCAGCCACGGCTGCGTGCGCCTGTCGGATCCGCGTGCCATGGCGGCCGCCGTGCTCGGCAAGTCGAAGGACTATGTCGCCTCGCGCATCGCCGGCGGCAAGAACGAGTCCGAAGACGTGACCGGTGTTATCCCGGTCTATGTCGCCTATTTCACGGCCTGGCCGGAAACCGACGGCACGATCGGCTACTATGGCGACGTCTACGACCGCGACATGTACCTGACCCGCGCCCTCGAGGCGACGCGCAAGACCCGCCTGCAGGCGCGCGGCTGA
- a CDS encoding efflux RND transporter periplasmic adaptor subunit gives MASDAAARLATVLAALAWAGIGPTLAETYAVDARKVTDTKAVYATVQAAVEVPARARIGGTLETLSVDDGSAVTRGEVVARIVDEKLALQRRALDAQIAAANSEVANVQLEYDRARQLFERGTVARSRLDQLETQLTVARNTLKAAEAQRAVLEQQVSEGDVLAPAGGRVLSVPVTAGSVVMAGEVIATVAIDGYLLRIEVPERHARFMKTGDSVTLGARGGETSTGEIVKIYPQIRQGRVVADARVEGLGDFFVGERVPVSISVGERQALVIPRNYVDTRFGLDFVRVERDGDAPLEVVVELGAPHPLDGGDGSDGVEVLSGLHAGDRLVRP, from the coding sequence ATGGCTTCCGACGCAGCAGCGAGACTTGCAACAGTGCTGGCGGCGCTTGCATGGGCCGGCATCGGCCCGACGCTCGCCGAGACCTATGCAGTCGACGCGCGCAAGGTAACGGACACCAAGGCGGTGTATGCCACCGTCCAGGCAGCGGTCGAGGTGCCGGCGCGGGCACGCATCGGCGGCACCCTGGAGACCTTGTCCGTCGACGACGGCAGTGCCGTGACGCGCGGCGAGGTGGTCGCTCGCATCGTCGACGAGAAGCTGGCGCTGCAGCGACGCGCGCTCGATGCGCAGATTGCCGCCGCCAACTCGGAGGTCGCCAACGTCCAGCTCGAATACGACCGGGCGCGCCAGCTGTTCGAACGCGGCACGGTCGCGAGGTCGCGACTCGATCAGCTCGAGACGCAGCTGACGGTCGCCCGCAACACGCTCAAGGCCGCCGAGGCGCAGCGCGCGGTGCTGGAGCAGCAGGTCAGCGAAGGCGACGTGCTGGCGCCGGCCGGCGGGCGCGTGCTCAGCGTGCCGGTGACGGCCGGGTCCGTGGTCATGGCCGGCGAGGTGATCGCCACGGTCGCCATCGACGGCTATTTGCTGCGCATCGAGGTGCCCGAACGCCATGCGCGCTTCATGAAGACCGGCGATTCGGTCACGCTGGGGGCACGCGGGGGCGAGACGTCGACGGGCGAGATCGTCAAGATCTACCCGCAGATCCGGCAAGGCAGGGTGGTCGCCGACGCCAGGGTCGAGGGTCTCGGCGACTTCTTCGTCGGCGAACGGGTTCCCGTGTCGATCTCTGTCGGCGAGCGGCAGGCGCTGGTCATTCCGAGGAATTATGTCGACACCCGCTTCGGTCTCGATTTCGTCAGGGTCGAGCGCGACGGCGACGCGCCGCTCGAGGTGGTCGTCGAACTCGGCGCGCCGCATCCGCTCGACGGCGGCGACGGCAGCGACGGCGTCGAGGTGTTGAGCGGCCTGCATGCCGGCGACCGGCTGGTGCGGCCATGA
- a CDS encoding efflux RND transporter permease subunit — protein sequence MSLGLSGHLTRAFIASPLTPLLLFAALVLGTISLLTLPREEEPQISVPMVDILVRADGLKAPDAVKLVTEPLETIVKAINGVEHVYSQTVDDQVMVTARFFTGTSSDDAILRVHEKIRANMDRIPSGIGEPLVIGRGIDDVAIVVATLTPKPEAAERWSDKQLYALADELRTELARLDDVGLTYLVGGRPEQIRVEPDPEKLALHGVTLDQLVGKLQAANRSFVAGAVRDGGQNVAVVAGQTLTGIPDIGLLLVTTRDGNPVYVKDVAEVAVDGRPVEARVWHLQRRDGDTVSRLPAVSVALAKRAGANAVVIGEEIMHHLDDLKGRLIPDGIEVHITRDYGETANEKANELLFHLALATVSIVLLVGVAIGWRDGVVVLIVIPTTILLTLFAAQMMGYTINRVSLFALIFAIGILVDDAIVVIENISRHWAMKDGRSRVQAAIEAVAEVGNPTIVATLTVVAALLPMMFVSGMMGPYMSPIPAVASAAMLFSFFVAVVLTPWLMLKTAGKAPVHGGHGEGHGGDAGGLLGRLYRGAARPVLRSKARSWVFLLLVGVATLGSMALIYTKDVTVKLLPFDNKSEIQVVFDLPEGTVLEETDRILDEAGRRLFAVPEIVSIQSHAGTSAPFNFNGLVRHYFLRSAQEQGDLAVNLAAKGERDRTSHAIALELRTLLADLVVPEGTSIKVVEVPPGPPVLSTLLAEVYGPDPETRRKVAGKLLEIFQEVPFIVDADVSHGQPTRRLRFAIDQDNLEYHGVSEADVYNTIQSLLGSTTVGYSHRGEGRRPVEIAVALPKGERVVGERLLATPVPANALPGNRSVVELGDVVRIEEEQASYLIFRHNARPVEMVLADLAGAFEAPVYGMLAVQERIDAADWGDLDKPQVLLHGQPVSDAATAILWDGEWEVTWVTFRDMGAAFMVALLGIYFLVVAQFRSFALPLVILTPVPLTLIGIMIGHWLFKAPFSATSMIGFIALAGIIVRNSILLVDFIRHARTAERSLKDVLLEAGSIRFKPILLTALAAMIGAAVILADPIFQGLAISLLFGLASSTLLTVLVIPAIYVVLRDDGRPMA from the coding sequence ATGAGTCTCGGACTGTCCGGCCATCTGACGCGGGCGTTCATCGCCTCGCCGCTGACGCCGCTGCTGCTGTTCGCCGCGCTCGTGCTCGGCACGATCTCGCTCTTGACCCTGCCGCGCGAGGAGGAGCCGCAGATCTCCGTGCCCATGGTCGACATCCTGGTCAGGGCCGACGGACTGAAGGCGCCCGACGCGGTCAAGCTGGTGACCGAACCGCTGGAGACCATCGTCAAGGCGATCAACGGCGTCGAGCACGTCTACAGCCAGACCGTCGACGACCAGGTCATGGTCACCGCGCGCTTCTTCACCGGCACGAGTTCGGACGACGCGATCCTGCGCGTGCACGAGAAGATCCGCGCCAACATGGACCGCATCCCGTCCGGCATCGGCGAGCCGCTGGTCATCGGCCGCGGTATCGACGACGTCGCCATCGTCGTCGCGACGCTGACGCCGAAGCCGGAGGCGGCCGAGCGCTGGAGCGACAAGCAGCTTTATGCGCTGGCCGACGAACTGCGCACCGAACTGGCCCGCCTCGACGACGTCGGCCTGACCTATCTGGTCGGCGGCCGGCCGGAACAGATCCGCGTCGAACCGGATCCGGAGAAGCTGGCGCTGCACGGCGTCACCCTCGACCAACTGGTCGGGAAGCTGCAGGCGGCCAACCGCTCCTTCGTTGCCGGCGCAGTGCGGGACGGCGGACAGAACGTCGCCGTCGTCGCCGGCCAGACGCTGACCGGCATTCCGGACATCGGCCTGCTGCTGGTGACCACCCGCGACGGCAATCCGGTCTACGTCAAGGACGTGGCGGAGGTCGCCGTCGACGGCCGGCCGGTCGAGGCCCGCGTCTGGCACCTGCAGCGCCGGGACGGCGACACGGTGAGCCGGCTCCCGGCGGTTTCGGTCGCGCTCGCCAAGCGTGCCGGCGCCAACGCCGTGGTCATCGGCGAGGAGATCATGCACCACCTCGACGACCTGAAGGGACGGCTGATCCCCGACGGCATCGAGGTCCACATCACCCGAGACTACGGCGAGACGGCCAACGAGAAGGCCAACGAGCTGCTGTTCCACCTGGCTCTGGCGACCGTGTCGATCGTCCTGCTGGTCGGCGTCGCGATCGGCTGGCGCGACGGCGTGGTGGTGCTGATCGTCATCCCGACGACGATCCTGCTGACGCTGTTCGCCGCCCAGATGATGGGCTACACGATCAATCGGGTCAGCCTGTTCGCGCTGATCTTTGCCATCGGCATCCTGGTCGACGACGCCATTGTCGTCATCGAGAACATCTCGCGCCACTGGGCGATGAAGGACGGCCGCAGCCGGGTCCAGGCGGCGATCGAGGCGGTCGCCGAGGTCGGCAACCCGACCATCGTGGCGACGTTGACGGTGGTCGCGGCCTTGCTGCCGATGATGTTCGTGTCCGGCATGATGGGCCCCTACATGAGCCCGATCCCGGCGGTCGCCTCGGCGGCGATGCTGTTCTCATTCTTCGTCGCCGTGGTGCTGACGCCCTGGCTGATGCTGAAGACCGCCGGCAAGGCGCCTGTCCACGGCGGTCACGGCGAAGGCCATGGCGGCGACGCGGGCGGCCTGTTGGGGCGCCTCTATCGCGGTGCGGCGCGGCCGGTGCTGCGCTCGAAGGCGCGCAGCTGGGTGTTCCTGCTGCTGGTCGGGGTGGCAACGCTCGGCTCGATGGCGCTGATCTACACCAAGGACGTGACGGTCAAGCTGCTGCCCTTCGACAACAAGTCGGAGATCCAGGTGGTGTTCGACCTGCCCGAGGGCACGGTGCTGGAGGAGACCGACCGGATCCTCGACGAGGCCGGGCGCCGGCTGTTCGCCGTGCCCGAGATCGTCTCGATCCAGAGTCATGCGGGCACCTCTGCACCGTTCAATTTCAACGGCTTGGTGCGGCACTATTTCCTGCGCTCGGCGCAGGAGCAGGGCGACCTGGCGGTCAATCTGGCCGCTAAGGGCGAACGGGATCGGACCAGCCACGCGATCGCGCTCGAGTTGCGCACGCTGCTGGCCGACCTCGTCGTGCCCGAGGGCACGTCGATCAAGGTGGTCGAGGTGCCGCCCGGCCCGCCGGTGCTGTCGACGCTGCTCGCCGAGGTCTACGGACCGGATCCGGAAACCCGCCGAAAAGTCGCCGGAAAACTGCTGGAGATCTTCCAGGAAGTGCCGTTCATCGTCGACGCCGACGTCAGCCACGGCCAGCCGACCCGGCGCCTGCGTTTCGCCATCGATCAGGACAACCTCGAGTACCACGGCGTGTCGGAGGCGGACGTCTACAATACGATCCAGTCGCTGCTCGGCTCGACCACGGTCGGCTATTCCCATCGCGGCGAGGGCCGGCGGCCGGTCGAGATCGCCGTCGCGCTGCCCAAGGGCGAGCGGGTGGTCGGCGAACGGCTGCTGGCGACGCCGGTGCCGGCCAATGCGCTGCCGGGCAACCGGTCGGTGGTCGAACTCGGCGACGTGGTGCGCATCGAGGAGGAACAGGCGTCCTACCTGATCTTCCGCCACAACGCCCGGCCGGTGGAGATGGTGCTGGCGGATCTCGCTGGCGCATTCGAGGCGCCGGTCTACGGCATGCTGGCGGTGCAGGAGCGGATCGACGCCGCCGACTGGGGCGACCTCGACAAGCCGCAGGTGCTGCTGCACGGTCAGCCGGTCAGCGATGCGGCGACGGCGATCCTGTGGGACGGCGAATGGGAGGTGACCTGGGTGACCTTCCGCGACATGGGCGCCGCCTTCATGGTCGCCCTGCTCGGGATCTACTTCCTGGTCGTCGCCCAGTTCCGATCCTTCGCCCTGCCGCTGGTGATCCTGACGCCGGTGCCGCTGACGCTGATCGGCATCATGATCGGCCACTGGCTGTTCAAGGCGCCGTTCTCGGCGACCTCGATGATCGGCTTCATCGCGCTCGCTGGCATCATCGTGCGCAACTCGATCCTGCTGGTCGACTTCATTCGTCATGCCCGCACCGCCGAACGGTCGCTCAAGGACGTGCTGCTGGAGGCCGGCTCGATCCGCTTCAAGCCGATCCTGCTGACGGCGCTGGCGGCCATGATCGGCGCGGCGGTGATCCTGGCCGATCCGATCTTCCAGGGGCTCGCGATCTCGCTGCTGTTCGGCCTGGCGTCGTCGACGCTGCTCACCGTGCTGGTGATCCCGGCGATCTACGTCGTTCTGCGCGACGACGGCCGGCCGATGGCGTGA
- a CDS encoding MarC family protein yields the protein MADYIINAFAMLFVTIDPVGLAPMFLALTAGVSAADRKRIAIRATLIAGAILFVFLVAGQSVLTVLGISVPAFRVAGGILLFLIAVEMVFDKRRKRKEAAAEQAVEHHHPADLHDLAIFPLAIPLIAGPAAISAVILLAGQAPGNVAYAGLAGVILTILASCLLAFLLADRIERMLGDTVQLVVTRLLGVLLAALSVQFIADGVLAFLRAS from the coding sequence ATGGCCGACTACATCATCAACGCCTTCGCCATGCTGTTCGTCACCATCGATCCGGTCGGCCTCGCGCCGATGTTTCTCGCACTGACCGCGGGCGTTTCCGCCGCCGATCGCAAGCGCATCGCGATCCGCGCGACGCTGATCGCCGGCGCCATCCTGTTCGTCTTCCTGGTCGCCGGCCAGTCGGTCCTGACGGTGCTGGGCATCTCGGTGCCGGCGTTCCGCGTCGCCGGCGGCATCTTGCTGTTCCTGATCGCCGTCGAGATGGTGTTCGACAAGCGCCGCAAGCGCAAGGAGGCGGCCGCCGAGCAGGCGGTCGAGCATCACCATCCCGCCGACCTGCACGACCTCGCCATCTTCCCGCTGGCCATCCCGCTGATCGCCGGCCCGGCGGCGATCAGCGCCGTCATCCTGCTTGCCGGCCAGGCGCCCGGCAACGTCGCCTACGCCGGCCTTGCCGGCGTTATCCTGACCATCCTGGCCAGTTGCCTGCTCGCCTTCCTGCTCGCCGACAGGATCGAGCGCATGCTCGGCGACACGGTCCAGCTCGTCGTCACGCGCCTGCTCGGCGTGCTTCTGGCCGCCTTGTCGGTACAGTTCATCGCCGATGGCGTGCTGGCCTTCCTGCGCGCCTCCTGA
- the gyrA gene encoding DNA gyrase subunit A, whose translation MADQDSSVSGGGLPSDIRPVSITDEMKRSYLDYAMSVIVSRALPDVRDGLKPVHRRILYSMHENGYEWNKPYRKSARVVGDVMGKYHPHGDSAIYDALVRMAQNFSLRLPLIDGQGNFGSVDGDPAAAMRYTECRLQKVAHKLLDDIDKDTVDFQDNYDNSESEPVVLPAKFPNLLVNGAGGIAVGMATNIPPHNLGEVIDAAIAMMENPAMTLNELLEIIPGPDFPTGGIILGRSGIRSAYETGRGSVVMRGKVEVEEIRAGREALIVSEIPYQVNKATMIEKIAELVREKRIEGISDIRDESDRLGMRVVIELKKDAVADVILNQLYRFSALQTSFGCNMVALNGGRPEQMLLSDMLKAFIAFREEVIGRRTRFLLAKARDRAHVLVGLAIAVANIDEVIHLIRTAPDPATARAQLMQRNWPAMDVAPLILLIDDPRHTVNEDGTYRLSEEQARAILDLRLQRLTALGRDEIGDELNKLGEEIADYLEILRSRPRIQQIIREELLEIRNEFATPRKTEIVEGGADLEDEDLIQREDMVVTVSHTGYIKRVPLATYRAQRRGGKGRSGMATKDEDFVTRLFVANTHTPVLFFSSRGIVYKMKVWRLPLGGPTSRGKALVNLLPLEAGEQISSIMPLPENEDSWADLDVMFATTRGTVRRNKLSDFTQVNRNGKIAMKLDEGDGIIGVYTCTENDDVLLTTAAGQCIRFPVTDVRVFAGRNSVGVRGINLAEDDHLISMSILRHFEADAEERVTYLKRRRLMRGETEDAGVEDEAEEAGAEGHLSLERYAEMSAAEQIILTVSENGYGKRTSSFEYRVTGRGGKGITAMAVTRRNGPLVAAFPVEDSDQIMLVTDGGQLIRCPVDGIRVAGRATQGVIVFNTAEDEKVVAVERVSEDEDGDTGAESENGGEA comes from the coding sequence TTGGCCGACCAGGATTCCAGCGTATCGGGCGGCGGACTGCCCTCCGACATCCGCCCCGTTTCGATCACCGACGAGATGAAGCGCAGCTATCTCGATTACGCCATGAGCGTGATCGTGAGCCGTGCGCTGCCCGATGTGCGGGACGGGCTGAAGCCGGTGCATCGGCGCATCCTCTACTCGATGCACGAAAACGGCTACGAGTGGAACAAGCCCTATCGCAAGTCCGCCCGCGTGGTCGGCGACGTCATGGGTAAGTATCACCCGCACGGCGACAGCGCGATCTACGACGCCCTCGTGCGCATGGCGCAGAACTTCTCGCTGCGCCTGCCGCTGATCGACGGCCAGGGCAACTTCGGCTCGGTCGACGGCGACCCGGCGGCGGCCATGCGCTACACCGAGTGCCGCCTGCAGAAGGTGGCGCACAAGCTGCTCGACGACATCGACAAGGACACGGTCGATTTCCAGGACAACTACGACAACTCCGAAAGCGAGCCCGTCGTCCTGCCGGCCAAGTTCCCGAACCTGCTGGTCAACGGCGCCGGCGGCATTGCCGTCGGCATGGCGACCAACATCCCGCCGCACAATCTCGGTGAGGTGATCGACGCGGCCATCGCCATGATGGAAAACCCGGCGATGACCCTCAACGAGCTGTTGGAGATCATCCCGGGTCCGGATTTCCCGACCGGCGGCATCATCCTCGGCCGTTCCGGCATCCGCTCGGCCTACGAGACCGGCCGCGGCTCCGTCGTCATGCGCGGCAAGGTCGAGGTCGAGGAGATCCGCGCCGGCCGGGAGGCGCTGATCGTCAGCGAGATCCCCTATCAGGTCAACAAGGCGACGATGATCGAGAAGATCGCCGAACTGGTGCGCGAGAAACGCATCGAGGGCATCTCCGACATCCGCGACGAGAGCGACCGGCTCGGCATGCGCGTCGTCATCGAGCTGAAGAAGGACGCCGTCGCCGACGTCATCCTGAACCAGCTGTACCGGTTCTCGGCCCTGCAGACGAGCTTCGGCTGCAACATGGTGGCGCTGAACGGCGGCCGACCGGAACAGATGCTGCTGTCGGACATGCTGAAGGCCTTCATCGCTTTCCGCGAGGAGGTGATCGGCCGGCGCACGCGCTTCCTGCTCGCCAAGGCGCGCGACCGCGCCCATGTCCTGGTCGGCCTCGCCATCGCGGTCGCCAACATCGACGAGGTCATCCACCTGATCCGCACCGCGCCGGATCCGGCCACCGCGCGTGCCCAGCTGATGCAGCGCAACTGGCCGGCGATGGACGTCGCGCCGCTGATCCTCCTGATCGACGATCCGCGCCACACGGTCAACGAGGACGGCACCTACCGGCTGTCCGAGGAACAGGCGCGCGCCATTCTCGACCTGCGCCTGCAGCGGCTGACCGCGCTCGGCCGCGACGAGATCGGCGACGAACTGAACAAGCTCGGCGAGGAGATCGCCGACTACCTGGAAATCCTGCGCTCGCGCCCCCGCATCCAGCAGATCATCCGCGAGGAACTGCTGGAGATCCGCAACGAATTCGCCACCCCGCGCAAGACCGAGATCGTCGAGGGCGGAGCGGACCTGGAGGACGAGGACCTCATCCAGCGCGAGGACATGGTGGTGACGGTCAGCCACACCGGCTACATCAAGCGGGTGCCGCTGGCGACCTACCGGGCGCAGCGGCGCGGCGGCAAGGGCCGCTCCGGCATGGCGACCAAGGACGAGGATTTCGTCACCCGCCTGTTCGTCGCCAATACCCATACGCCGGTGCTGTTCTTCTCCTCGCGCGGCATCGTCTACAAGATGAAGGTGTGGCGCCTGCCGCTCGGCGGCCCGACCTCGCGCGGCAAGGCGCTGGTCAACCTGCTGCCGCTGGAAGCGGGCGAGCAGATCTCCTCGATCATGCCGCTGCCGGAGAACGAGGACAGCTGGGCCGACCTCGATGTCATGTTCGCCACTACCCGCGGCACGGTCCGGCGCAACAAGCTGTCCGACTTCACCCAGGTCAACCGCAACGGCAAGATCGCCATGAAGCTCGACGAGGGCGATGGCATCATCGGCGTCTACACCTGCACGGAAAACGACGACGTGCTGCTGACTACGGCCGCCGGCCAGTGCATCCGCTTCCCGGTCACGGACGTTCGCGTCTTCGCCGGACGCAATTCGGTCGGCGTGCGCGGCATCAATCTGGCCGAGGACGATCATCTCATCTCCATGTCGATCCTGCGTCACTTCGAGGCGGATGCCGAGGAGCGGGTGACCTACCTGAAGCGCCGCCGCCTGATGCGGGGCGAGACCGAAGACGCCGGCGTGGAGGACGAGGCGGAAGAGGCGGGTGCAGAAGGCCATCTGAGCCTGGAGCGCTACGCCGAAATGAGCGCGGCGGAGCAGATCATCCTGACCGTGTCGGAAAACGGCTACGGCAAGCGCACCTCGTCCTTCGAGTACCGGGTCACCGGTCGCGGCGGCAAGGGCATCACCGCCATGGCCGTGACCAGGCGCAACGGCCCGCTGGTCGCCGCGTTCCCGGTCGAGGACAGCGACCAGATCATGCTGGTCACCGACGGCGGCCAGCTGATTCGCTGTCCGGTCGACGGAATCCGCGTCGCCGGACGCGCGACCCAGGGCGTCATCGTGTTCAACACGGCCGAGGACGAGAAGGTCGTGGCCGTGGAGCGCGTCAGCGAGGACGAGGACGGCGACACGGGAGCCGAAAGCGAAAACGGCGGCGAAGCCTGA